The Micromonospora sediminicola genome contains a region encoding:
- a CDS encoding PadR family transcriptional regulator, with translation MAESGVNPTAAALLGLLHDGPMTGGQLMAAAERRLAPYWSMTRSQVYRELPVLAEKGLVRLGKPGPRMSQPYALTAAGKRTFSRWLAENPGKDTIRNPIALRMAFGNLHSSSQLKNLYASANEYHTEALAAVREQVKNAKKEGDNYDASALEFAVAYHRAALSWLKTAPVG, from the coding sequence ATGGCGGAATCCGGAGTCAACCCGACGGCGGCGGCCCTGCTGGGCCTGCTGCACGACGGCCCGATGACTGGCGGCCAGTTGATGGCCGCCGCCGAGCGCCGGCTGGCGCCGTACTGGTCGATGACCCGCAGTCAGGTCTACCGGGAGCTTCCCGTGCTGGCCGAGAAGGGTCTGGTGCGGCTCGGCAAGCCCGGGCCGCGGATGAGCCAGCCGTACGCGCTGACGGCGGCCGGGAAACGGACATTCTCCCGCTGGCTGGCGGAGAATCCCGGCAAGGACACCATCCGTAACCCGATAGCGCTACGGATGGCGTTCGGCAACCTGCACTCGTCGAGCCAGCTCAAGAACCTGTACGCCTCGGCGAACGAGTACCACACCGAGGCGCTGGCGGCGGTGCGGGAGCAGGTCAAGAATGCCAAGAAGGAGGGCGACAACTACGACGCCAGCGCGCTGGAGTTCGCGGTCGCCTACCACAGGGCGGCGCTCTCCTGGCTGAAGACCGCGCCGGTCGGCTGA
- the pruA gene encoding L-glutamate gamma-semialdehyde dehydrogenase → MDAVFSVPEPRNEPVHTYEPGSADRERLQRRLAELAADRIELPMTIAGEQRMAGGESIDVVQPHKHAHVLGVTGHATHDDARAAVRAAKDAAPMWRALPFEERAAIFLRAADLLAGPWRDTLNAATMLGQSKTAVQAEIDAACELIDFLRFNVHFARRLLAEQPMSSSGVWNRFDHRPLEGFVYAVTPFNFTAIAGNLPSAPAMLGNTVVWKPGPTQQFAAHFTMRLFEAAGLPPGVINMVTGRGEEVSDVVLADPDLAGIHFTGSTKVFQHLWKTVGDNIARYRGYPRLVGETGGKDFVVAHTSADVEALHTALIRGAYEYQGQKCSAASRAYVPRSLWEGGLRDRLAATAESLTYGDVTDFSNFGGAVIDDKAFGRHTAALELIKGDDSCKILAGGTADDSVGWFVRPTLFECSDAAHETFTTEYFGPILGVHVFDDARFDDVVAQAESIAPYALTGSIFANDRRVVDQVAEKMRYAAGNFYINDKPTGAVVGQQPFGGARASGTNDKAGSWHNLVRWTSPRTIKETFVPPTDHTYPHMG, encoded by the coding sequence ATGGACGCCGTGTTCTCCGTACCCGAGCCGCGCAACGAGCCGGTCCACACCTACGAGCCCGGCAGCGCCGACCGGGAGCGGCTCCAGCGGCGGCTGGCCGAGCTGGCCGCCGACCGGATCGAGCTGCCGATGACCATCGCCGGTGAGCAGCGGATGGCCGGCGGTGAGTCGATCGACGTGGTGCAGCCGCACAAGCACGCGCACGTGCTCGGCGTCACCGGTCACGCCACCCACGACGACGCGCGGGCCGCGGTCCGGGCCGCCAAGGACGCCGCGCCGATGTGGCGGGCGCTGCCGTTCGAGGAGCGGGCCGCGATCTTCCTGCGCGCCGCCGACCTGCTCGCCGGCCCCTGGCGGGACACGCTCAACGCGGCCACCATGCTCGGTCAGTCCAAGACCGCGGTCCAGGCCGAGATCGACGCCGCCTGCGAGCTGATCGACTTCCTCCGGTTCAACGTCCACTTCGCCCGCCGGCTCCTGGCCGAGCAGCCGATGTCCTCGTCCGGCGTGTGGAACCGCTTCGACCACCGGCCCCTGGAGGGCTTCGTCTACGCGGTCACCCCGTTCAACTTCACCGCGATCGCCGGCAACCTGCCGTCCGCGCCGGCCATGCTCGGCAACACCGTGGTCTGGAAGCCGGGCCCGACCCAGCAGTTCGCCGCGCACTTCACGATGCGCCTGTTCGAGGCCGCCGGCCTGCCGCCCGGCGTGATCAACATGGTCACCGGCCGGGGCGAGGAGGTCTCCGACGTGGTGCTCGCCGACCCGGACCTGGCCGGCATCCACTTCACCGGCTCCACCAAGGTCTTCCAGCACCTGTGGAAGACCGTCGGCGACAACATCGCCCGCTACCGGGGGTACCCGCGCCTGGTCGGCGAGACCGGCGGCAAGGACTTCGTGGTCGCGCACACCAGCGCCGACGTGGAGGCGCTGCACACCGCGCTGATCCGGGGCGCCTACGAGTACCAGGGCCAGAAGTGCTCGGCCGCCTCGCGGGCGTACGTTCCCCGGTCGCTGTGGGAGGGCGGGCTGCGGGACCGGCTCGCCGCCACCGCGGAGTCGCTGACCTACGGCGACGTGACCGACTTCAGCAACTTCGGCGGCGCGGTCATCGACGACAAGGCGTTCGGCCGGCACACCGCCGCGCTGGAGCTGATCAAGGGCGACGACAGCTGCAAGATCCTGGCCGGGGGCACCGCCGACGACTCGGTCGGCTGGTTCGTCCGGCCGACGCTGTTCGAGTGCTCCGACGCCGCGCACGAGACCTTCACCACGGAATACTTCGGCCCGATCCTCGGCGTGCACGTCTTCGACGACGCCCGCTTCGACGACGTGGTCGCCCAGGCCGAGTCGATCGCGCCGTACGCGCTGACCGGGTCGATCTTCGCGAACGACCGCCGGGTGGTCGACCAGGTGGCGGAGAAGATGCGGTACGCGGCGGGCAACTTCTACATCAACGACAAGCCGACCGGCGCGGTGGTCGGGCAGCAGCCGTTCGGCGGCGCCCGGGCCAGCGGCACCAACGACAAGGCGGGTTCCTGGCACAACCTGGTCCGCTGGACGTCGCCGCGGACGATCAAGGAGACCTTCGTCCCGCCGACCGACCACACCTACCCGCACATGGGCTGA
- a CDS encoding DUF6912 family protein, whose product MTDELVRVYLPATVPMLGRLRDEGLSAEAAHAVTPELREWYAEGDEEELEYVAFTRAAQDALLLLRADAGAPRRRVVVSVDLPARAVGRAGGELGSSVVGLAGPVPVRSVAAIHVDGAEAVEDVTAAVAVVTEAQAGDPDAQFTVDGVEDHELEWYDVTELDLLLREVG is encoded by the coding sequence GTGACCGACGAGCTTGTCCGGGTGTACCTGCCGGCGACCGTGCCGATGCTCGGCCGGCTGCGGGACGAGGGCCTGTCCGCCGAGGCGGCGCACGCGGTCACCCCGGAGCTGCGCGAGTGGTACGCCGAGGGCGACGAGGAGGAGCTGGAGTACGTCGCCTTCACCCGGGCCGCCCAGGACGCGCTGCTCCTGCTGCGCGCCGACGCCGGCGCACCCCGCCGGCGCGTGGTGGTCTCGGTGGACCTGCCCGCCCGGGCCGTCGGCCGGGCCGGCGGCGAGCTGGGCTCCAGCGTGGTGGGGCTGGCCGGCCCGGTGCCGGTCAGGTCGGTGGCCGCGATCCACGTGGACGGCGCGGAGGCGGTCGAGGACGTGACCGCGGCCGTGGCGGTGGTGACCGAGGCGCAGGCCGGCGACCCCGACGCCCAGTTCACGGTCGACGGCGTCGAGGACCACGAGCTGGAGTGGTACGACGTGACCGAGCTGGACCTGCTGCTGCGCGAGGTCGGCTGA
- a CDS encoding helix-turn-helix domain-containing protein has translation MESRFLLLSDVATELNVSDSQVYHMVRSGELPAIKIGGRGQWRVERARLEEYIERKYAETAEWVRGNPLGERDAE, from the coding sequence GTGGAGTCGAGGTTCCTGCTGCTGTCCGACGTCGCCACCGAGCTGAACGTCTCGGACTCGCAGGTCTACCACATGGTCCGCAGCGGAGAGCTGCCCGCCATCAAGATCGGCGGACGGGGTCAGTGGCGGGTGGAGCGGGCTCGGCTGGAGGAGTACATCGAGCGCAAGTACGCCGAGACCGCCGAGTGGGTGCGCGGGAACCCGCTGGGTGAGCGCGACGCGGAGTGA
- a CDS encoding Rv3235 family protein, with product MVDTRRPRSPRPPVRLRPAPPLDPPCTDEDPAWGHTGQLALDLIDRRPGDLGRPAGRAPDHAPGWPRWLTTGALRTAPGEGGTHRSPTSGEGGTHRDTTPSGHGVGRPPVGPPSAPATATPEAARAAHRFVRTFLEIVNGFRPPGQLRPLCLPEAAAQVSAELTRAARRVTPVRRRSARPALHLLRLRICEPRAGAVEATAVFTGTGGTSWAVAVRLEHRRGNWLCLVLDVL from the coding sequence ATGGTCGACACCCGCCGTCCCCGGTCACCACGTCCACCGGTCCGCCTCCGGCCCGCCCCGCCACTCGACCCGCCCTGCACCGACGAGGATCCGGCCTGGGGGCACACCGGTCAGCTCGCCCTCGACCTGATCGACCGACGCCCCGGCGACCTCGGGCGTCCCGCCGGGCGCGCCCCCGACCACGCTCCCGGCTGGCCCCGCTGGTTGACCACCGGCGCGCTGCGCACCGCCCCGGGCGAGGGCGGCACGCACCGTTCCCCGACCTCCGGAGAGGGCGGCACGCACCGCGACACCACCCCGAGCGGGCACGGCGTCGGACGCCCGCCCGTCGGGCCACCGTCCGCTCCCGCCACCGCCACGCCCGAGGCCGCCCGGGCGGCCCACCGGTTCGTCCGCACGTTCCTGGAGATCGTCAACGGCTTCCGGCCGCCCGGGCAACTCCGACCACTCTGCCTGCCCGAGGCCGCCGCCCAGGTGTCGGCCGAGCTGACCCGGGCGGCCCGCCGGGTGACCCCGGTCCGCCGCCGCAGCGCCCGGCCCGCCCTGCACCTGCTCCGCCTGCGGATCTGTGAACCACGCGCCGGCGCGGTGGAGGCCACCGCCGTGTTCACCGGCACCGGCGGCACCAGCTGGGCGGTCGCCGTGCGCCTGGAACACCGGCGCGGCAACTGGCTCTGCCTCGTGCTGGACGTCCTCTGA
- the secA gene encoding preprotein translocase subunit SecA — MSILEKVLRAGEGRMVRRLKAIAAAVNSIEDDYVNLSDDELRGMTDQFKERLADGETLDDLLPEAFAVCREAASRVLGQRPYDVQVMGGAALHFGNIAEMKTGEGKTLTSVMPVYLNALAGKGVHVITVNDYLAERDAAWMGRVHEFLGLTVGVVLPNRPATEHRAAYECDITYGTNNEFGFDYLRDNMAWSKEELVQRGHFFAVVDEVDSILIDEARTPLIISGPAEHSARWYQEFASVVARLQPGTDGEGDYEVDYAKRTIAITERGVARVEDRLGIDNLYESVNTPLVGYLNNAIKAKELYKRDKDYIVSDGEVLIVDEFTGRILHGRRYNEGMHQAIEAKEGVEIKQENQTLATITLQNYFRLYEKLSGMTGTAQTEAGEFNKVYKVGVVTIPTHRPMVRLDRPDVIYKTEKAKFNAVVEDIAERHEQGQPVLVGTVSVENSEILSHMLRRRGIPHSVLNAKFHAKEAEIVAQAGRKGAVTVATNMAGRGTDILLGGNAEFLAANELRQRGLDPVEQPEEYAKAMEEILPTWKQACDVEAEEVAAAGGLYVLGTERHESRRIDNQLRGRAGRQGDPGESRFYLSLQDELMKRFRAGAVEAVMDRFNIPEDVPIESKMVTRQIKSAQAQIEGQNAEIRKNVLKYDEVLNKQRQVIYAERLRVLNGEDLSDQVRNMIDDVIGAYVVGATSDGYAEDWDLDQLWSSLKQLYPVGVTVEELEEEVGSRAGLDQDFLLARLKEDAHSAYDRREESLGEEAVRQLERMVLLQVIDRKWREHLYEMDYLQEGISLRAYAQRDPVIEYQREGFDMFATMMDGIKEETVGFLYNLDVQVEEAEPEAEEVQLLEKPVEIRAKGLNRAPQQQGLQYSAPAVDGEAGRGAPVIERAEQQAPALGIGERTSERPAASAPRRTPAAAGGASGQAMASSTARRATPGQVDGGEGPSRNAPCPCGSGRKYKRCHGSPNGGN; from the coding sequence GTGTCGATTCTGGAAAAGGTCCTTCGCGCCGGCGAGGGCCGCATGGTGCGTCGGCTGAAGGCCATCGCGGCCGCCGTCAACTCGATCGAGGACGACTACGTCAACCTCAGCGACGACGAGCTGCGCGGCATGACCGACCAGTTCAAGGAGCGGCTCGCCGACGGCGAGACCCTCGACGACCTCCTGCCGGAGGCGTTCGCGGTGTGCCGGGAGGCCGCCTCGCGGGTGCTCGGCCAGCGGCCCTACGACGTCCAGGTGATGGGCGGCGCGGCACTGCACTTCGGCAACATCGCCGAGATGAAGACCGGTGAGGGCAAGACGCTCACCTCGGTCATGCCGGTCTACCTGAACGCGCTCGCCGGCAAGGGCGTGCACGTGATCACGGTGAACGACTACCTGGCCGAGCGCGACGCCGCCTGGATGGGCCGGGTGCACGAGTTCCTCGGGCTCACCGTCGGCGTGGTGCTGCCGAACCGGCCCGCCACCGAGCACCGCGCGGCCTACGAGTGCGACATCACGTACGGCACCAACAACGAGTTCGGCTTCGACTACCTGCGCGACAACATGGCCTGGTCGAAGGAGGAGCTGGTCCAGCGCGGCCACTTCTTCGCCGTGGTGGACGAGGTCGACTCGATCCTCATCGACGAGGCCCGCACCCCGCTGATCATCTCCGGCCCGGCCGAGCACTCCGCCCGGTGGTACCAGGAGTTCGCGTCAGTGGTGGCCCGCCTCCAGCCCGGCACCGACGGTGAGGGCGACTACGAGGTCGACTACGCCAAGCGCACCATCGCGATCACCGAGCGCGGCGTGGCCAGGGTCGAGGACCGGCTCGGCATCGACAACCTCTACGAGTCGGTCAACACGCCGCTGGTCGGCTACCTGAACAACGCGATCAAGGCCAAGGAGCTCTACAAGCGCGACAAGGACTACATCGTCAGCGACGGCGAGGTCCTGATCGTCGACGAGTTCACCGGCCGGATCCTGCACGGCCGCCGCTACAACGAGGGCATGCACCAGGCGATCGAGGCCAAGGAGGGGGTGGAGATCAAGCAGGAGAACCAGACCCTGGCCACGATCACCCTCCAGAACTACTTCCGCCTCTACGAGAAGCTCTCCGGCATGACCGGCACCGCCCAGACCGAGGCGGGTGAGTTCAACAAGGTCTACAAGGTCGGCGTCGTGACCATCCCGACGCACCGGCCGATGGTCCGGCTCGACCGGCCCGACGTCATCTACAAGACCGAGAAGGCCAAGTTCAACGCCGTCGTCGAGGACATCGCGGAGCGGCACGAGCAGGGCCAGCCGGTGCTGGTCGGCACCGTCTCGGTGGAGAACTCCGAGATCCTGTCGCACATGCTGCGCCGCCGCGGCATCCCGCACTCGGTGTTGAACGCGAAGTTCCACGCCAAGGAGGCGGAGATCGTCGCCCAGGCCGGGCGCAAGGGCGCGGTCACGGTCGCGACCAACATGGCCGGCCGGGGCACCGACATCCTGCTCGGCGGCAACGCCGAGTTCCTCGCCGCCAACGAACTCCGCCAGCGCGGTCTCGACCCGGTCGAGCAGCCGGAGGAGTACGCCAAGGCGATGGAGGAGATCCTGCCGACCTGGAAGCAGGCCTGCGACGTCGAGGCGGAGGAGGTGGCCGCCGCCGGCGGGCTCTACGTGCTCGGCACCGAGCGGCACGAGTCCCGCCGGATCGACAACCAGCTGCGCGGTCGTGCCGGCCGGCAGGGCGACCCGGGCGAGTCCCGGTTCTACCTGTCCCTCCAGGACGAGCTGATGAAGCGGTTCCGGGCCGGCGCCGTCGAGGCGGTCATGGACCGCTTCAACATCCCGGAGGACGTGCCCATCGAGTCGAAGATGGTCACCCGCCAGATCAAGAGCGCGCAGGCCCAGATCGAGGGCCAGAACGCCGAGATCCGGAAGAACGTCCTCAAGTACGACGAGGTGCTCAACAAGCAGCGCCAGGTGATCTACGCCGAGCGCCTGCGGGTGCTCAACGGCGAGGACCTGTCCGACCAGGTCCGCAACATGATCGACGACGTGATCGGCGCGTACGTGGTCGGCGCGACCAGCGACGGCTACGCCGAGGACTGGGACCTCGACCAGCTCTGGTCCAGCCTGAAGCAGCTCTACCCGGTGGGCGTCACGGTCGAGGAGCTGGAGGAGGAGGTCGGCTCCCGGGCCGGTCTCGACCAGGACTTCCTGCTCGCCCGCCTCAAGGAGGACGCGCACTCCGCGTACGACCGGCGGGAGGAGAGCCTCGGCGAGGAGGCGGTGCGCCAGCTCGAGCGGATGGTCCTGCTCCAGGTGATCGACCGCAAGTGGCGCGAGCACCTCTACGAGATGGACTACCTCCAGGAGGGCATCAGCCTGCGGGCGTACGCCCAGCGCGACCCGGTCATCGAGTACCAGCGCGAGGGCTTCGACATGTTCGCCACCATGATGGACGGCATCAAGGAGGAGACGGTCGGCTTCCTCTACAACCTGGACGTGCAGGTCGAGGAGGCGGAGCCGGAGGCCGAGGAGGTCCAGCTGCTGGAGAAGCCGGTGGAGATCCGGGCCAAGGGCCTCAACCGCGCGCCGCAGCAGCAGGGCCTGCAATACTCGGCGCCCGCCGTGGACGGCGAGGCCGGTCGGGGTGCGCCGGTGATCGAGCGCGCCGAGCAGCAGGCCCCGGCGCTGGGCATCGGCGAGCGGACGTCCGAGCGCCCGGCCGCCTCGGCGCCGCGCCGGACCCCGGCCGCGGCCGGCGGGGCGAGCGGTCAGGCGATGGCCTCCAGCACCGCCCGGCGGGCGACCCCGGGCCAGGTGGACGGTGGTGAGGGCCCGTCCCGTAACGCGCCCTGCCCGTGCGGTTCCGGCCGCAAGTACAAGCGCTGCCACGGTTCGCCCAACGGCGGCAACTGA
- a CDS encoding GNAT family N-acetyltransferase has translation MEPVEIIEDGLLLRPWRATDADAVHRACQDPDIRRWTTVPRPYLPEHAVAFVTTISATAWAQGTGAPFAVRDAATGELLASCGLVSVDHALDSGEVGYWTAPWARGRGVAVRAVRAVARWAFDALKLRRITWQAEIGNHASRLVALRAGFRVEGELRLAQPAEGGRPEGWIGSLLPADLAAPGDPVPYGPDTLQARRAAVFGRPQPVLFTTAGDTELRLRALEERDLAEVTRTCQDEQTVRWTTVPHPYRPEHAEGFLRDLVRPAWARGTAATFAVADPEDRYVASLDLRILPGDPLVADVGFMTAPHARGRGYLPAALTAVCAWGFTTLGLARVEWRANVGNTASRRAAEKAGFTVEGTLRGGVQHRGERHDVWVGGLLAGDLT, from the coding sequence ATGGAGCCTGTGGAGATCATCGAGGACGGGCTGTTGCTACGCCCCTGGCGGGCCACGGACGCCGACGCGGTGCACCGGGCCTGCCAGGATCCGGACATCCGGCGCTGGACCACCGTACCTCGCCCGTACCTGCCCGAACACGCCGTCGCGTTCGTGACCACGATCAGCGCCACCGCCTGGGCGCAGGGCACCGGAGCGCCGTTCGCGGTCCGCGACGCGGCCACCGGCGAGCTGCTCGCCTCGTGCGGTCTGGTCTCCGTCGACCACGCGCTCGACTCGGGCGAGGTGGGCTACTGGACCGCGCCGTGGGCCCGGGGACGGGGCGTCGCGGTCCGCGCCGTCCGGGCGGTGGCCCGCTGGGCCTTCGACGCGCTCAAGCTGCGCCGGATCACCTGGCAGGCCGAGATCGGCAACCACGCGTCCCGGCTGGTCGCGCTGCGGGCCGGCTTCCGGGTCGAGGGCGAACTGCGGCTGGCCCAGCCGGCGGAGGGCGGCCGCCCGGAGGGGTGGATCGGCTCCCTCCTGCCGGCCGATCTGGCCGCGCCGGGCGATCCCGTCCCGTACGGTCCGGACACGCTCCAGGCCCGCCGGGCGGCGGTCTTCGGCCGCCCGCAGCCCGTCCTGTTCACCACCGCCGGCGACACCGAGCTGCGGCTGCGCGCGCTGGAGGAGCGGGACCTGGCCGAGGTCACCCGCACCTGCCAGGACGAGCAGACCGTGCGCTGGACCACGGTGCCGCACCCCTACCGGCCCGAACACGCCGAGGGCTTCCTGCGCGACCTGGTGCGCCCGGCGTGGGCGCGCGGCACCGCCGCGACGTTCGCGGTGGCCGACCCGGAGGACCGCTACGTCGCCTCGCTCGACCTGCGGATCCTCCCTGGCGACCCGCTGGTGGCCGACGTCGGCTTCATGACCGCCCCGCACGCGCGGGGTCGGGGCTACCTGCCGGCCGCGCTCACCGCGGTCTGCGCCTGGGGTTTCACCACGCTCGGCCTGGCCCGGGTCGAGTGGCGGGCCAACGTGGGGAACACCGCGTCCCGCCGGGCGGCCGAGAAGGCCGGCTTCACCGTCGAGGGCACGCTGCGCGGCGGCGTCCAGCACCGCGGCGAGCGGCACGACGTGTGGGTCGGCGGGCTGCTGGCGGGAGACCTGACATGA
- a CDS encoding GNAT family N-acetyltransferase: MTPETIEGYGVRLRPCAPADVPGTVAGLTDPESRRFMPFLPDPYDADAARWWITEGAPAARAAGGAAYTIADPATDRLLGSIGLTRLSAERATYEIGYWVGPSARGRGVATAATRLLSEQAFAAGAGRLELLTRAENVPSQRIALACGYRHEGVRRAAGAGLAGARHDLVAWVRLADDPPGPTARPLPDLPDGRLTDGVVTVRRVEPADTDALHRLHTLPEVVANRVPPVPPEREAVARRCRLAASNWLAGDAADLAILDAVTGAFVGGCALVHDEPATGQAMLGYSLLPEARGRGLAARTVRLVSGWAFDVGVARLWAGTRPENVASQRVLERAGFRREGLLRGRLPGVNGTRTDSVIFGRLATDGE; this comes from the coding sequence ATGACCCCGGAGACGATCGAGGGGTACGGGGTACGGCTGCGGCCGTGCGCTCCGGCCGACGTACCCGGCACGGTGGCCGGCCTGACCGACCCGGAGTCCCGCCGGTTCATGCCCTTCCTGCCCGACCCGTACGACGCCGACGCCGCCCGGTGGTGGATCACCGAGGGCGCACCGGCGGCCCGGGCAGCCGGCGGAGCCGCCTACACGATCGCCGACCCGGCCACCGACCGGCTGCTCGGCAGCATCGGCCTGACCCGGCTCAGCGCGGAGCGGGCGACGTACGAGATCGGCTACTGGGTGGGCCCGTCGGCACGCGGCCGGGGCGTGGCGACCGCCGCCACCCGGCTGCTGAGTGAGCAGGCGTTCGCGGCCGGGGCGGGCCGGTTGGAGCTGCTCACCCGCGCGGAGAACGTGCCGAGCCAGCGCATCGCGCTGGCCTGCGGCTACCGGCACGAGGGGGTGCGCCGGGCGGCGGGTGCGGGCCTCGCCGGCGCACGTCACGACCTGGTCGCCTGGGTGCGGCTGGCCGACGACCCGCCCGGGCCGACCGCCCGCCCGCTGCCGGACCTGCCCGACGGCCGGCTCACCGACGGCGTCGTGACGGTGCGCCGGGTGGAACCGGCGGACACGGACGCGCTGCACCGCCTGCACACGCTGCCGGAGGTGGTGGCGAACCGGGTGCCGCCGGTGCCCCCGGAGCGGGAGGCGGTCGCCCGACGCTGCCGGCTCGCGGCGAGCAACTGGCTGGCCGGCGACGCCGCCGACCTGGCGATCCTCGACGCGGTGACCGGCGCGTTCGTCGGTGGCTGCGCCCTCGTCCACGACGAGCCGGCGACCGGCCAGGCCATGCTGGGCTACAGCCTGCTGCCCGAGGCGCGGGGGCGCGGGCTGGCCGCCCGGACGGTCCGGCTGGTCTCCGGGTGGGCGTTCGACGTCGGGGTGGCCCGCCTCTGGGCCGGCACGCGGCCGGAGAACGTCGCCTCCCAGCGGGTGCTGGAACGGGCCGGCTTCCGGCGGGAGGGGCTGCTGCGCGGGCGGCTGCCCGGCGTGAACGGCACCCGTACCGATTCGGTGATCTTCGGCCGACTGGCCACGGACGGAGAGTGA
- the hpf gene encoding ribosome hibernation-promoting factor, HPF/YfiA family, with protein sequence MDIVVKGRNVEVPDHYRVHVAEKLAKIERYDHKLIRVDVELFHERNPRQADHCQRVEITCVTRGPVIRAEACTNDFYSALDAAIAKLDTRFRRAADRRRVHRGRHAPLSVAAATAGLPVADLDGPGLAVLNGHGAATAVADRPDESDFEEPDDQPWHIAREKVHPAEPMTVDDALFQMELVGHDFYLFQDKESGRPSVVYRRRAYDYGIISLGT encoded by the coding sequence GTGGACATCGTGGTCAAGGGCCGTAACGTCGAAGTGCCGGACCATTACCGGGTGCACGTAGCCGAGAAGCTCGCGAAAATCGAACGCTACGACCACAAACTCATTCGCGTGGACGTCGAGTTGTTCCACGAGCGCAATCCGCGCCAGGCCGACCACTGCCAGCGGGTGGAGATCACCTGCGTCACGCGGGGTCCGGTGATCCGGGCCGAGGCCTGCACGAACGACTTCTACAGCGCGCTCGACGCCGCCATCGCCAAGCTGGACACCCGGTTCCGCCGGGCGGCCGACCGCCGCCGGGTGCACCGCGGGCGGCACGCGCCGCTCTCCGTGGCCGCCGCGACCGCCGGTCTTCCGGTGGCCGACCTGGACGGGCCCGGCCTGGCGGTGCTGAACGGCCACGGTGCGGCCACCGCCGTCGCCGACCGTCCGGACGAGAGCGACTTCGAGGAACCCGACGACCAGCCGTGGCACATCGCCCGGGAGAAGGTCCACCCCGCCGAGCCGATGACCGTCGACGACGCGCTGTTCCAGATGGAACTCGTCGGGCACGACTTCTACCTGTTCCAGGACAAGGAGTCCGGCCGCCCGAGTGTGGTCTACCGCCGGCGCGCGTACGACTACGGCATCATCTCGCTCGGCACCTGA
- a CDS encoding ComF family protein, giving the protein MPDLGGLWADLTDLVLPAGCAGCAARSPGLRRGFCPRCVDELESLRPAPTRPDPAPPDLPPCVALGPYGGALREGLLAYKERGRHGLARPLGALLAEVVAEAVGPPGPVTLVAVPDTARAARARYGDHLERLARPAAARLRAAGWPVRVLRPLRALPRPDSVELDSAGRAAAAYAAFRLRRTVPAVGAVVLLDDIVTTGATLAAVSRILHRAGMTPKAAAVLAATQKRRLR; this is encoded by the coding sequence GTGCCGGACCTGGGCGGGCTCTGGGCGGACCTGACCGACCTGGTGCTGCCCGCCGGGTGCGCCGGCTGCGCGGCGCGCTCCCCGGGGCTGCGACGGGGCTTCTGCCCGCGCTGCGTGGACGAGCTGGAGTCGTTGCGTCCCGCGCCGACCCGCCCCGATCCGGCCCCACCGGACCTGCCGCCCTGTGTCGCCCTCGGGCCGTACGGCGGCGCGTTGCGCGAGGGGCTGCTGGCGTACAAGGAACGGGGTCGGCACGGGCTGGCCCGGCCGCTGGGGGCGTTGCTGGCCGAGGTGGTCGCCGAGGCCGTGGGGCCGCCCGGCCCGGTGACGCTGGTGGCGGTGCCGGACACCGCCCGCGCGGCCCGGGCCCGCTACGGCGACCACCTGGAGCGGCTGGCCCGCCCGGCGGCGGCCCGGCTGCGCGCGGCCGGCTGGCCGGTCCGCGTGCTGCGGCCGTTGCGGGCGCTGCCGCGCCCGGACTCGGTGGAGCTGGACAGCGCCGGTCGGGCGGCCGCGGCGTACGCCGCGTTCCGGCTGCGGCGTACGGTCCCCGCGGTCGGCGCCGTGGTGCTGCTCGACGACATCGTCACCACCGGGGCCACGCTCGCGGCGGTGAGCCGGATATTGCACCGCGCGGGAATGACGCCAAAGGCCGCGGCGGTGCTCGCCGCAACGCAAAAGCGGCGGCTTCGGTGA